The following proteins come from a genomic window of Ictalurus furcatus strain D&B chromosome 12, Billie_1.0, whole genome shotgun sequence:
- the chrna1 gene encoding acetylcholine receptor subunit alpha produces MSLEMNHARVSLLPGILLLLVGLGPGPGQCSYDETRLIKNLFKGYNKVVRPVNHFNDAVVVTVGLQLIQLISVDEVNQIVTSNVRVKQQWKDVNLKWNPDDYGGIKKIRIPSTDIWKPDLVLYNNADGDFAIVHQTKVLLEHTGLITWNPPAIFKSYCEIVVIYFPFDLQNCSMKLGIWTYDGNLVVINPDSDRPDLSNFMESGEWVMKDYGSWKHWVYYACCPNTPYLDITYHFLMLRLPLYFIVNVIIPCMLFSFLAGLVFYLPTDSGEKMTLSISVLLSLTVFLLVIVELIPSTSSAVPLIGKYMLFTMILVIASIIITIIVINTHHRSPSTHTMSPWVRKIFIDTIPNFMFFSSMKRPSEERKDRRPFPADFDISDISGKPVPSSVTFQSPIIKHPEVQSAIDGVKYIAETMRGDEESNNAAEEWKFVAMVLDHILLCVFMAVCIIGTVGVFAGRLIELNML; encoded by the exons gtctAGGTCCAGGTCCAGGTCAGTGCTCTTATGATGAGACGAGACTGataaagaatctgtttaaaggCTATAACAAGGTGGTCCGGCCTGTGAACCATTTCAACGACGCCGTGGTCGTGACTGTCGGGCTGCAGCTCATCCAGCTCATCAGTGTG GATGAAGTTAATCAGATCGTCACCAGTAACGTGCGTGTCAAGCAg cAATGGAAGGATGTGAACCTGAAGTGGAACCCAGACGACTACGGAGGAATCAAGAAGATTCGAATTCCCTCCACTGACATCTGGAAACCagatttagtgctttataacaa TGCTGATGGAGACTTCGCCATTGTGCACCAGACAAAGGTCTTGCTGGAACACACCGGGTTGATCACGTGGAATCCTCCAGCCATCTTTAAGAGCTACTGTGAGATTGTGGTCATTTACTTCCCTTTTGATCTGCAGAACTGCAGCATGAAGCTCGGCATATGGACCTACGATGGAAACCTGGTTGTCATCAacccg GACAGCGACCGTCCAGACCTCAGTAACTTCATGGAGAGCGGCGAGTGGGTGATGAAGGACTACGGGAGCTGGAAACACTGGGTGTATTATGCATGTTGCCCAAACACACCGTATCTGGACATCACCTATCACTTCCTGATGCTGAGACTGCCGCTGTACTTCATCGTAAACGTCATTATCCCCTGCATGCTCTTCTCCTTCCTCGCCGGCCTCGTCTTCTACCTGCCCACTGACTCCG gtgagaaGATGACCCTCAGTATCTCCGTCCTGCTGTCTCTCACTGTGTTCCTCCTGGTGATCGTTGAGCTGATCCCGTCCACCTCCAGTGCCGTCCCGCTCATCGGCAAATACATGCTCTTCACCATGATCCTCGTCATCgcctccatcatcatcaccatcattgtCATCAACACGCACCACCGCTCTCCCAGCACACATACCATGTCTCCCTGGGTCCGCAAG ATCTTCATCGATACCATTCCGAACTTCATGTTCTTCTCCTCCATGAAGCGGCCGTCTGAGGAGCGGAAAGACAGACGCCCTTTTCCTGCCGACTTTGACATCTCGGACATTTCTGGGAAACCTGTGCCCTCTTCCGTCACGTTCCAGTCACCCATCATCAAACACCCGGAGGTGCAAAGCGCCATCGATGGTGTCAAATACATCGCTGAGACCATGAGAGGTGACGAAGAGTCCAACAAT GCTGCTGAGGAGTGGAAGTTTGTGGCCATGGTGCTGGATCACATCTTGCTCTGCGTGTTCATGGCCGTGTGTATCATTGGCACGGTGGGAGTCTTCGCCGGACGCCTCATAGAGCTCAACATGCTGTAA